In one window of Mus pahari chromosome 3, PAHARI_EIJ_v1.1, whole genome shotgun sequence DNA:
- the Barhl1 gene encoding barH-like 1 homeobox protein — protein MEGSNGFGIDSILSHRAGSPALPKGDPLLGDCRSPLELSPRSESSSDCSSPASPGRDCLETSTSRPGAASGPGLDSHLQPGQLSAPAQSRTVTSSFLIRDILADCKPLAACAPYSSSGQPAAPEPGGRLAAKAGEDFRDKLDKSVSSASSDSEYKVKEEGDREISSSRDSPPVRLKKPRKARTAFTDHQLAQLERSFERQKYLSVQDRMELAASLNLTDTQVKTWYQNRRTKWKRQTAVGLELLAEAGNYSALQRMFPSPYFYPQSLVSNLDPGAALYLYRGPSAPPPALQRPLVPRILIHGLQGASEPPPPLPPLPGVLPRAAQPR, from the exons ATGGAAGGCTCCAATGGCTTTGGGATTGACTCCATTCTCTCCCACCGAGCGGGCAGCCCCGCCCTTCCCAAGGGGGACCCCTTGCTTGGGGACTGCCGTTCACCCCTGGAGCTGAGTCCACGGTCAGAAAGCAGCAGCGACTGCTCTTCGCCAGCCTCGCCCGGAAGAGACTGTCTGGAGACCAGTACCTCGCGGCCTGGTGCAGCATCTGGCCCAGGTTTGGACTCACACCTGCAACCGGGACAgctttcagccccagcccagtCGCGAACCGTCACCTCCTCCTTTCTGATCAGGGACATCCTTGCTGACTGCAAACCTCTCGCGGCCTGTGCACCCTACTCTAGCAGTGGGCAGCCTGCAGCCCCTGAGCCTGGGGGCCGCCTTGCGGCCAAGGCCGGGGAGGACTTTCGAGACAAGCTGGACAAAAGTGTCAGCAGCGCTTCATCAGACTCTGAGTACAAAG TGAAGGAGGAGGGCGACCGCGAGATCTCCAGCTCTCGGGACAGTCCCCCGGTGCGCCTGAAAAAGCCACGCAAAGCACGCACCGCCTTCACCGACCATCAGCTGGCGCAGCTGGAGCGTAGCTTCGAGCGACAGAAATACCTGAGCGTGCAAGACCGCATGGAGCTAGCCGCCTCGCTCAACCTCACCGACACGCAGGTCAAGACCTGGTACCAGAACCGCAG GACTAAATGGAAGCGACAGACGGCCGTGGGGCTGGAGCTGCTAGCGGAGGCAGGCAATTACTCGGCGCTCCAGAGAATGTTCCCGTCGCCTTATTTCTACCCGCAGAGTCTCGTTTCCAATCTGGACCCGGGCGCCGCACTCTATCTGTACCGCGGACCGAGCGCGCCACCACCTGCCCTCCAGAGACCTCTGGTGCCCCGTATCCTCATCCACGGACTCCAGGGCGCCAGCGAGCCGCCCCCGCCGCTGCCCCCGCTGCCCGGCGTCCTCCCGCGCGCCGCGCAGCCCCGGTGA